In Strigops habroptila isolate Jane chromosome 6, bStrHab1.2.pri, whole genome shotgun sequence, a single genomic region encodes these proteins:
- the FUT9 gene encoding alpha-(1,3)-fucosyltransferase 9 isoform X2 produces the protein MTSTSKGIFRPFFIIFIVLGCFMALILIYIKPTNSWISGPIESASSVLKMKSFFSSKTDNLNETTVLIWVWPFGQTFDLTSCQTMFNIRGCHLTIDRSLYNKSHAVLIHHRDISWDLTNLPQQARPPFQKWIWMNLESPTHTPQKSGIEHLFNLTLTYRRDSDIQVPYGFMMVGTSSFTSEVPSKENLVCWVVSNWNPEHARVKYYNELSKYIEIHTYGQAFGDYVNDKNLIPTISTCKFYLSFENSIHKDYITEKLYNALLAGSVPVVLGPSRENYENYIPADSFIHVEDFLSPRELAEYLLMLDKNNKMYLSYFNWKKDFSVHLPRFWESHACLACDHVKRHQEYKSIGNLEKWFWN, from the coding sequence ATGACATCGACATCTAAAGGAATTTTCCGGccattttttattatcttcattGTCCTTGGTTGTTTCATGGCATTGATACTAATTTATATCAAACCAACAAATAGCTGGATCTCTGGTCCCATAGAATCAGCcagttcagttttgaaaatgaagagctttttttcttccaaaactgaTAATCTTAATGAAACTACTGTTTTGATCTGGGTTTGGCCATTTGGTCAAACATTTGATCTAACATCCTGCCAAACAATGTTCAATATCCGTGGGTGCCATCTGACTATTGACCGCTCACTATATAACAAATCCCATGCTGTTCTCATTCATCACAGGGATATTAGCTGGGATCTGACTAACTTACCTCAGCAAGCCAGGCCACCATTCCAGAAGTGGATCTGGATGAACTTGGAGTCTCCAACTCACACTCCACAAAAGAGTGGCATTGAACACCTCTTTAACCTGACCCTGACTTACCGGCGTGATTCAGATATTCAGGTGCCTTATGGCTTCATGATGGTCGGTACAAGTTCCTTTACATCCGAAGTTCCAAGTAAGGAAAACTTGGTCTGTTGGGTTGTAAGTAACTGGAACCCTGAGCACGCTCGAGTCAAGTATTACAATGAGCTTAGCAAATACATTGAAATCCATACCTACGGACAAGCCTTTGGAGACTATGTCAATGATAAAAACTTGATTCCAACTATCTCCACTTGCAAATTTTacctttcctttgaaaattcaATCCACAAAGATTACATTACTGAGAAACTTTACAATGCTCTTCTGGCCGGATCAGTACCAGTTGTACTGGGCCCTTCCAGAGAAAACTATGAGAATTACATTCCAGCAGACTCTTTCATACATGTGGAAGATTTTCTCTCCCCCAGAGAGTTGGCAGAATACCTTCTGATGCTTGACAAAAATAACAAGATGTATCTTAGTTATTTCAACTGGAAGAAGGATTTCTCAGTGCACCTTCCTAGGTTCTGGGAATCACACGCATGTCTTGCTTGTGATCATGTGAAAAGACACCAGGAATACAAGTCCATTGGAAATTTagaaaaatggttttggaattaa